One stretch of Saccharopolyspora erythraea DNA includes these proteins:
- the dnaA gene encoding chromosomal replication initiator protein DnaA has protein sequence MADHQADLGRVWEEVVQELSSGTLSPQQRAWMRVTRPIGLLDGTALLAAPSDFAKEAIERALREPITDALSRRLGRDVSLAVKVDTAVQAPTRPAPPPTESWPTRDSIASPERPAGFAEAGVSPYISTSSSYLPPPRPDSFTPPVTGSLPGGDNHYPTAEQPRVVDYQSGDYPTTEYHDWPTAAELTAGTPHEGESEAAPESDDEVDEEREGIDAANEIWPTFGRGQAPEAQQGQPFTAPKHAPPTSQTRLNAKYTFDTFVIGASNRFAHAAAVAAAEAPARAYNPLFIWGESGLGKTHLLHAVGHYAQRLFPGMRVRYVSTEEFTNDFINSLRDDRQVAFQRRYRDVDVLLVDDIQFLEGKEGTQEEFFHTFNTLHNSNKQIVVSSDRPPKGLRTLEDRLRTRFEWGLITDIQPPELETRIAILRKKAAQDRMNAPADVLEFIAARIERNIRELEGALIRVTAFASLNRQPVDVQLAEIVLRDLIPDSQTPEITAPTIMAVTADFFSVTIDDLCGPGKTKALAQARQIAMYLCRELTDSSLPKIGQSFGGRDHTTVMHADKKIRKEMAERRRVYDQVQELTSRIKQQSRGS, from the coding sequence GTGGCCGACCACCAGGCGGATCTTGGCCGGGTCTGGGAAGAGGTGGTGCAGGAGCTGTCCTCCGGCACGCTCTCACCCCAGCAGCGCGCGTGGATGCGCGTGACGCGCCCCATCGGCCTGCTGGACGGGACGGCGCTGCTGGCCGCGCCCAGCGACTTCGCGAAGGAAGCCATCGAACGCGCGCTGCGCGAACCCATCACCGACGCGCTGTCGCGCCGCCTCGGCCGCGACGTCTCGCTGGCCGTGAAGGTCGACACCGCGGTCCAGGCCCCGACCAGGCCCGCCCCGCCTCCCACGGAATCGTGGCCCACCCGGGACAGCATCGCCAGTCCGGAGCGCCCGGCCGGCTTCGCCGAGGCCGGTGTCTCGCCCTACATCTCGACCTCGTCCTCCTACCTGCCGCCACCGCGACCGGACTCCTTCACCCCGCCGGTCACCGGGTCGCTGCCCGGTGGCGACAACCACTACCCGACGGCCGAGCAGCCGCGGGTGGTCGACTACCAGAGCGGGGACTACCCGACGACGGAGTACCACGACTGGCCGACCGCGGCCGAGCTCACGGCGGGAACCCCGCACGAGGGCGAGTCCGAGGCGGCCCCGGAGTCCGACGACGAGGTGGACGAGGAGCGCGAGGGGATCGACGCGGCCAACGAGATCTGGCCGACGTTCGGGCGCGGCCAGGCGCCGGAGGCCCAGCAGGGCCAGCCGTTCACCGCGCCCAAGCACGCCCCGCCGACCTCGCAGACCAGGCTGAACGCGAAGTACACCTTCGACACCTTCGTCATCGGCGCGTCGAACCGCTTCGCGCACGCCGCCGCGGTGGCCGCGGCCGAGGCGCCGGCCCGCGCGTACAACCCGCTGTTCATCTGGGGTGAGTCCGGGCTCGGCAAGACGCACCTGCTGCACGCGGTCGGGCACTACGCGCAACGGCTCTTCCCGGGGATGCGTGTCCGCTACGTGTCCACCGAGGAGTTCACCAACGACTTCATCAACTCGCTGCGCGACGACCGCCAGGTCGCCTTCCAGCGCCGCTACCGCGACGTGGACGTGCTGCTGGTCGACGACATCCAGTTCCTGGAGGGCAAGGAAGGCACCCAGGAGGAGTTCTTCCACACCTTCAACACGCTGCACAACTCGAACAAGCAGATCGTGGTGTCCTCCGACCGCCCGCCCAAGGGGCTTCGGACGCTGGAGGACCGCCTGCGCACCAGGTTCGAGTGGGGTCTGATCACCGACATCCAGCCGCCCGAGCTGGAGACCCGGATCGCGATCCTGCGCAAGAAGGCGGCCCAGGACCGGATGAACGCGCCCGCCGACGTGCTGGAGTTCATCGCGGCGCGCATCGAGCGCAACATCCGCGAGCTGGAGGGCGCGCTGATCCGGGTCACCGCGTTCGCGTCGCTGAACCGGCAGCCGGTGGACGTGCAGCTCGCCGAGATCGTGCTGCGCGACCTGATCCCGGACTCCCAGACGCCGGAGATCACCGCGCCGACGATCATGGCCGTGACCGCCGACTTCTTCAGCGTCACCATCGACGACCTGTGCGGCCCGGGCAAGACCAAGGCGCTGGCGCAGGCGCGGCAGATCGCGATGTACCTGTGCCGCGAGCTGACCGACTCCTCGCTGCCGAAGATCGGCCAGAGCTTCGGCGGCCGCGACCACACCACGGTCATGCACGCCGACAAGAAGATCCGCAAGGAGATGGCCGAGCGCAGGCGGGTCTACGACCAGGTGCAGGAGCTGACCTCCCGCATCAAGCAGCAGTCGCGCGGCTCCTGA
- the dnaN gene encoding DNA polymerase III subunit beta, giving the protein MKIRVERDGLADAVAWVARSLPSRPPVPVLGGVLLDASSGEALTISGFDYEVSAQVTIDASIDSTGRTLVSGRLLADITKALPNRPVEITVDGSRVTITCGSSRFSLPTMPVEDYPELPAMPDHAGSVPGDLFSEAVSQVAVAAGKDDTLPMLTGVRMEINADRLTMVATDRFRLAMREFTWEPGSSIEDTSVLVPAKTLSDSAKTLGTGGNKVEISLASGDGLLGLSGNSRRNTTRLLDAEFPKYRQLLPSESAVTAIVDVAPLVEAIKRVSLVAERGTQVRLEFSDAGLRLTAGGDDEGSAEEELPVELVGEALTIAFNPAYLLDGLGALKSDRAQMLFTTSNRPAVLKPVGEDGEVAEGYLYLLMPVRLPG; this is encoded by the coding sequence ATGAAGATCCGCGTGGAACGCGACGGTCTCGCCGACGCCGTCGCCTGGGTGGCGCGCAGCCTGCCGTCGCGGCCGCCGGTGCCGGTGCTGGGCGGAGTGCTGCTCGACGCCAGCTCAGGTGAGGCGCTGACCATCTCGGGCTTCGACTACGAGGTCTCGGCGCAGGTCACGATCGACGCCTCGATCGACTCCACCGGCCGCACCCTGGTCTCCGGCCGGCTGCTGGCCGACATCACCAAGGCACTGCCGAACCGCCCGGTCGAGATCACCGTCGACGGCTCGCGCGTGACCATCACCTGCGGCAGCTCGCGGTTCAGCCTCCCGACGATGCCGGTCGAGGACTACCCCGAGCTGCCCGCGATGCCCGACCACGCGGGTTCGGTTCCCGGAGACCTGTTCAGCGAGGCCGTCTCCCAGGTCGCGGTCGCCGCGGGCAAGGACGACACGCTGCCGATGCTCACCGGCGTGCGGATGGAGATCAACGCCGACCGGCTGACCATGGTCGCCACCGACCGGTTCCGGCTCGCGATGCGCGAGTTCACCTGGGAGCCCGGCTCCAGCATCGAGGACACCTCCGTGCTGGTGCCGGCCAAGACGCTGTCGGACTCGGCCAAGACCCTCGGCACCGGTGGCAACAAGGTCGAGATCTCGCTGGCCTCCGGCGACGGCCTGCTCGGCCTCTCCGGCAACAGTCGCCGCAACACCACCCGGCTGCTCGACGCGGAGTTCCCGAAGTACCGCCAGCTGCTGCCCTCGGAGAGCGCGGTGACCGCGATCGTCGACGTCGCGCCGCTGGTCGAGGCGATCAAGCGCGTCTCGCTGGTCGCCGAGCGCGGCACCCAGGTGCGGCTGGAGTTCTCCGACGCGGGCCTGCGCCTGACCGCCGGCGGCGACGACGAGGGCAGCGCGGAAGAAGAGCTGCCGGTGGAGCTGGTCGGTGAGGCGCTGACGATCGCGTTCAACCCGGCCTACCTGCTCGACGGCCTGGGCGCGCTGAAGTCGGACCGCGCGCAGATGCTGTTCACCACATCGAACCGACCGGCGGTGCTCAAGCCGGTCGGGGAAGATGGGGAGGTGGCGGAGGGCTACCTCTACCTGCTCATGCCGGTTCGCCTGCCCGGCTGA
- the gnd gene encoding phosphogluconate dehydrogenase (NAD(+)-dependent, decarboxylating), producing MQLGLVGLGRMGFNMRKRLRAAGHEVVGYDRNQEVSDVASIADLVQKLSGPRIVWIMVPHGDPTRQTVEELAGLLSAGDLVIEGGNSKFTDDQANAALLVEKGIKYVDVGVSGGVWGADNGYGLMAGGDAEDVERAMPIFDALRPEGPRDEGFAHAGPVGAGHYAKMVHNGIEYGLMQAYAEGFELLAASDVVTDVPATIKAWSRGTVVRSWLLDLLVRALEEDPELEQLRGYVSDSGEGRWTVEEAINNAVPAPVITAALFARFASRQDDSPAMKAVSALRNQFGGHSVQKS from the coding sequence TTGCAACTCGGACTTGTCGGTCTCGGCCGGATGGGTTTCAACATGCGCAAGCGGCTGCGCGCCGCTGGCCACGAGGTCGTCGGCTACGACCGGAACCAGGAGGTCAGCGACGTCGCATCGATCGCCGACCTGGTGCAGAAGCTGTCCGGGCCCCGGATCGTGTGGATCATGGTTCCGCATGGCGACCCGACCCGGCAGACCGTGGAGGAGCTCGCCGGGCTGCTCTCGGCGGGCGACCTGGTGATCGAAGGCGGCAACTCCAAGTTCACCGATGACCAGGCCAACGCCGCGCTGCTGGTGGAGAAGGGCATCAAGTACGTCGACGTCGGCGTGTCGGGCGGTGTCTGGGGCGCGGACAACGGCTACGGCCTGATGGCGGGCGGTGACGCCGAGGACGTCGAGCGGGCGATGCCCATCTTCGACGCCCTGCGTCCGGAGGGCCCGCGCGACGAGGGCTTCGCGCACGCGGGGCCGGTCGGCGCGGGGCACTACGCGAAGATGGTGCACAACGGCATCGAGTACGGCCTGATGCAGGCATATGCCGAGGGCTTCGAGCTGCTCGCGGCCTCCGACGTCGTCACCGACGTCCCCGCGACCATCAAGGCGTGGAGCCGCGGCACCGTCGTCCGGTCCTGGCTGCTCGACCTGCTGGTGCGGGCGCTCGAGGAGGACCCGGAGCTGGAGCAGCTGCGCGGTTACGTCAGCGACTCCGGCGAGGGCCGCTGGACGGTGGAGGAAGCGATCAACAACGCGGTGCCCGCTCCGGTGATCACCGCCGCGCTGTTCGCGCGCTTCGCCTCCAGGCAGGACGACTCGCCCGCGATGAAGGCGGTCTCCGCGCTGCGCAACCAGTTCGGCGGGCACTCCGTCCAGAAGAGCTGA
- the recF gene encoding DNA replication/repair protein RecF (All proteins in this family for which functions are known are DNA-binding proteins that assist the filamentation of RecA onto DNA for the initiation of recombination or recombinational repair.), which yields MYVRHLQVTDFRSWPHADLTFEPGPTVLVGSNGQGKTNLVEALGYVATLGSHRVATDAPLVRYGTQRAVVRAAVVNHGRELLVELEITPGKANRARINRGAAGKPRDVLGILRTVLFAPEDMAMVRGDPGERRRFLDDLLVARAPRYAGVRSDYDRVLRQRSALLKSAGAAKRGGSGGDLRTLEVWDSHLARYGSELLAGRLDLVAAIAPHVTSAYANVAATAEETAPSGRVADVRYRSSLGDSLPEGYGVPRSEPADVEVLEKALLAELERVRQQELERGVSLVGPHRDDLELMLGELPAKGYASHGESWSFALALRLASYHLLAEDGAEPVLILDDVFAELDRRRRSRLAELVAGAEQVLVTAAVAEDVPEELTGVRFDVREGEVRRVE from the coding sequence GTGTACGTCCGCCATCTCCAAGTGACCGACTTCCGGTCCTGGCCGCACGCCGACCTGACCTTCGAGCCGGGGCCGACCGTGCTGGTCGGCTCCAACGGCCAGGGCAAGACCAACCTGGTCGAGGCGCTCGGCTACGTAGCCACGCTCGGCTCGCACCGGGTCGCCACCGACGCACCCCTGGTGCGCTACGGCACGCAGCGCGCGGTGGTGCGTGCCGCGGTGGTCAACCACGGGCGCGAGCTGCTGGTCGAGCTGGAGATCACCCCGGGCAAGGCCAACCGCGCGCGGATCAACCGCGGTGCGGCCGGCAAGCCGCGCGATGTGCTGGGAATCCTGCGCACGGTGCTGTTCGCGCCGGAGGACATGGCGATGGTCCGCGGCGACCCGGGCGAGCGCAGGCGGTTCCTCGACGACCTGCTCGTGGCCCGTGCTCCCCGTTATGCGGGCGTGCGCTCGGACTACGACCGCGTCCTGCGGCAGCGAAGCGCGCTGCTCAAGTCGGCCGGCGCCGCCAAACGCGGTGGGTCGGGCGGTGACCTGCGCACCCTCGAGGTCTGGGACAGCCACCTCGCGCGCTACGGCTCCGAGCTGCTGGCCGGTCGGCTGGACCTCGTCGCGGCCATCGCACCCCATGTGACCAGCGCGTACGCCAACGTCGCGGCCACCGCGGAGGAGACCGCGCCCTCGGGCCGGGTCGCCGACGTGCGCTACCGCAGCAGCCTGGGCGACTCGCTTCCCGAGGGCTACGGGGTGCCGCGGAGCGAGCCGGCCGACGTCGAGGTGCTGGAGAAGGCGCTGCTGGCCGAGCTCGAGCGGGTCCGGCAGCAGGAGCTGGAGCGAGGTGTGTCGCTGGTCGGGCCGCACCGCGACGACCTGGAGCTGATGCTCGGCGAGCTGCCGGCGAAGGGATACGCCAGTCACGGTGAATCGTGGTCGTTCGCCCTGGCGTTGCGCCTGGCTTCCTACCACCTGCTGGCGGAGGATGGCGCGGAACCGGTGTTGATCCTCGATGATGTCTTCGCCGAGCTCGACCGGCGCCGCCGCTCGCGGCTGGCCGAGCTGGTGGCGGGCGCCGAGCAGGTGCTCGTCACGGCGGCGGTGGCGGAGGACGTCCCGGAGGAGCTCACCGGCGTCCGCTTCGACGTACGCGAAGGTGAGGTGCGGCGTGTCGAATGA
- a CDS encoding DciA family protein: MAMGTDGAALNGPDLARAALQAAREQSKAKRSTARRRYGGAGQRRRRSWSGPGADDRDPQPLGRLASRMAADRGWADRLSGGRVFGEWSTLVGGDIAEHTKPVALKDGELSVQAESTAWATQLRLLQRQILKRIADGVGKDVVRRIKVQGPAAPSWRHGPRHIPGRGPRDTYG; encoded by the coding sequence ATGGCGATGGGCACCGACGGTGCCGCGCTGAACGGTCCGGACCTGGCGCGGGCGGCGCTGCAGGCGGCCCGCGAGCAGTCGAAGGCGAAGCGCTCGACGGCCCGCCGCCGCTACGGCGGTGCTGGTCAGCGGCGGCGCCGGAGCTGGTCGGGGCCGGGCGCCGACGACCGCGACCCGCAGCCGCTGGGGCGGCTCGCCTCCCGGATGGCGGCCGACCGGGGCTGGGCGGACCGCCTCTCCGGCGGTCGCGTGTTCGGGGAGTGGTCGACCCTGGTGGGCGGTGACATCGCCGAACACACCAAGCCGGTCGCGCTCAAGGACGGTGAGCTGAGCGTGCAGGCCGAGTCGACGGCGTGGGCCACCCAGCTCCGCCTGCTCCAGCGCCAGATCCTCAAGCGCATCGCCGACGGCGTGGGCAAGGACGTCGTGCGCCGCATCAAGGTCCAGGGCCCGGCCGCGCCGAGTTGGCG